AAATAGGTGAAAAGTGGGGTTTTATTGACAAAACAGGAAAAATTGCAATCAATCCACAATTTGATGAAGTTAATGCATTTACCGAAGGGATGTCAGCTGTATCTGTGGATAAAAAATGGGGTTTTATTGACAAAACAGGAAAAATTGTAATTAATCCACAGTTTGATGGCGTAGGCGTTTTTTCCGAAGGGATGGCTACCCTTCTTTTAGGAGGTAAAGTTGGTTTTATTAACACGACCGGAAAAATTGTAGTTAATCCCCAATTCGATAAAGCAAATGCCTTCAAACTTGGGGTTGCTGGAGTAATTGTAGATAGTAAACTTGGTTATATTGACAAAAATGGGATATATGTATGGAATCCTATGAATTAACAAGCTCTAAATAAGTTTAATTTTA
The genomic region above belongs to Saprospiraceae bacterium and contains:
- a CDS encoding WG repeat-containing protein — translated: MNIQPHFDGAGPFIDGMAVVNIGKKSGYIDRTGKIVINLQFDDAGSFTDGMAPVQIGEKWGFIDKTGKIAINPQFDEVNAFTEGMSAVSVDKKWGFIDKTGKIVINPQFDGVGVFSEGMATLLLGGKVGFINTTGKIVVNPQFDKANAFKLGVAGVIVDSKLGYIDKNGIYVWNPMN